One region of Catenuloplanes indicus genomic DNA includes:
- a CDS encoding M48 family metallopeptidase: MTTAFRALISIIMLAGFYLVALLLFVAGTALAIWVGSHSNSGAGATKIALFVFGATVWAVGYGTWKAVRAQSGDPNGIPLRRDQVPHLWAIVDELAQAVGTRAPDEIFLVPEVNAAVSEKSRLMGLIGGRRTMLIGMPLLQTFTVAQLRSVLAHELGHFSGSHTRLAAVSYRGRMAMGRTIEHLGAGNLVGYVYRGYGRLFLLVDNAVSRRQELEADLASVRVAGRAAAASALEEVRVLDAAFDFYLGRYVGPGLDAGAAPDDLFAGFRELLTARAEEIAALRSSASSAEERQSRWDSHPPIGVRVAAINAAPESPVTPDDRPAEVLIPELGQAGLALQQHILGGRNLTVLPWQQFIGTGASARLQDNMDGLLRALTRALGVPVTDVGAVLDQIEAGRLPAMAAVVFPSASPEEATKRFADPLDALFSLAAVRSGVASWDHSWTGAPRLLAADGSELDLAPVARLAVDPATLASARAKLSDLGIDVSAAKQVAATVPLRRASVLGGVINMKVAGAYTDVVVLDTGVALVPSLGRFAMAYKKRGRIMDWVQQGDAEAVVGTPGTRYIPIEEIASGGKVRKIPPRYEIVLRSGETVQINGSMQAEEQNNAYSRLRELLTAASAR; this comes from the coding sequence ATGACGACAGCGTTCCGCGCGCTGATCTCCATCATCATGCTGGCCGGCTTCTACCTGGTGGCGCTGCTGCTCTTCGTGGCCGGCACCGCGCTGGCGATCTGGGTCGGCAGCCACAGCAACAGCGGCGCCGGCGCTACCAAGATCGCCCTGTTCGTCTTCGGCGCCACGGTCTGGGCGGTCGGCTACGGCACCTGGAAGGCGGTCCGCGCGCAGAGCGGCGACCCGAACGGCATCCCGCTGCGCCGGGACCAGGTGCCACACCTGTGGGCGATCGTCGACGAGCTCGCCCAGGCGGTCGGCACCCGCGCACCCGACGAGATCTTCCTGGTGCCGGAGGTCAACGCGGCCGTCTCCGAGAAGAGCCGGCTGATGGGCCTGATCGGCGGGCGTCGCACCATGCTGATCGGCATGCCGCTGCTGCAGACGTTCACGGTCGCGCAGCTGCGCTCGGTGCTCGCGCACGAACTCGGCCACTTCTCCGGCTCGCACACCCGGCTCGCGGCCGTGTCGTACCGGGGGCGGATGGCGATGGGCCGCACGATCGAACACCTCGGCGCCGGCAACCTGGTCGGCTACGTCTACCGCGGGTACGGCCGGTTGTTCCTGCTGGTCGACAACGCGGTCAGCCGCCGGCAGGAACTCGAGGCCGACCTCGCGTCCGTCCGGGTCGCCGGCCGGGCCGCGGCCGCGAGCGCGCTGGAGGAGGTGCGCGTGCTGGACGCGGCATTCGACTTCTACCTCGGCCGGTACGTCGGACCCGGGCTCGACGCGGGCGCCGCGCCGGACGACCTGTTCGCCGGATTCCGGGAACTACTCACCGCGCGGGCCGAGGAGATCGCGGCGCTGCGTTCGTCCGCTTCCTCGGCCGAGGAGCGGCAGTCCCGCTGGGACAGCCACCCGCCGATCGGCGTCCGGGTCGCGGCGATCAACGCGGCGCCGGAATCCCCAGTCACGCCGGACGACCGGCCGGCCGAGGTGCTCATCCCCGAGCTCGGGCAGGCCGGGCTCGCGCTGCAGCAGCACATCCTCGGCGGACGCAACCTGACCGTGCTGCCCTGGCAGCAGTTCATCGGCACCGGCGCCAGCGCCCGGCTGCAGGACAACATGGACGGCCTGCTGCGCGCGCTGACCCGGGCGCTCGGCGTGCCGGTCACCGACGTCGGCGCGGTCCTCGACCAGATCGAGGCCGGCCGGCTGCCCGCGATGGCCGCGGTGGTCTTCCCGTCCGCCTCCCCCGAGGAGGCCACGAAGCGCTTCGCCGACCCGCTCGACGCACTGTTCTCGCTGGCCGCGGTGCGCTCCGGCGTCGCCAGCTGGGACCACTCGTGGACCGGCGCACCCCGGCTGCTGGCCGCGGACGGCTCCGAGCTGGACCTGGCACCGGTGGCGCGGCTCGCGGTCGACCCGGCCACGCTCGCCTCGGCGCGCGCGAAGCTCTCGGACCTCGGCATCGACGTGTCCGCGGCGAAGCAGGTCGCGGCGACCGTACCGTTGCGCCGCGCGTCCGTGCTGGGCGGCGTGATCAACATGAAGGTGGCGGGGGCGTACACCGACGTGGTGGTGCTGGACACCGGCGTGGCACTGGTCCCGTCACTGGGCCGGTTCGCGATGGCCTACAAGAAGCGCGGGCGGATCATGGACTGGGTGCAGCAGGGCGACGCGGAGGCCGTGGTGGGCACACCAGGCACGCGCTACATCCCGATCGAGGAGATCGCGTCCGGCGGCAAGGTGCGAAAAATCCCGCCGCGGTACGAGATCGTGCTGCGCAGCGGCGAGACGGTGCAGATCAACGGGTCCATGCAGGCCGAGGAGCAGAACAACGCCTACAGCCGGCTCCGCGAGCTCCTCACGGCGGCGTCGGCTAGGTGA
- a CDS encoding aminotransferase-like domain-containing protein — protein MALVQFHTAPGTLDLGWGHPHPDALPVGEWAEATAAALRRYGAAALTYGYAAGPGPLIEWIKSRAGGEVFVTAGASHALELVASVFGRGGGVLVDTPTYHLALATLADHGLDLVAAPADADGIDPAAMLELIERRRAAGRPVTLLYLVPTYGNPTGRSLPAARRAELIEVARRGGVTIVEDDTYRELSYDGVPAPAPLFSADSADTVIRIGSFAKTVAPGLRLGWITASADRVAALVRRGYVDSGGGVNHTAALAMAEFAGSGAFDAHLERIRRRYAGQRDALVDALRRYVPQAAFDVPAGGWFLWVRLLSADQLVEPAARHGVGFLPGNTFFLHPAPGRPIRLAFSHYGEADLTEAARRLATAAASLSPK, from the coding sequence ATGGCCCTCGTGCAGTTCCACACCGCGCCCGGAACGCTCGATCTCGGCTGGGGGCATCCGCATCCGGATGCCCTACCGGTGGGTGAGTGGGCGGAGGCGACCGCCGCGGCGCTGCGCCGGTATGGAGCGGCGGCGCTCACCTACGGGTACGCGGCCGGCCCGGGTCCGCTGATCGAGTGGATCAAGTCACGGGCGGGCGGCGAGGTTTTCGTGACCGCGGGAGCGTCGCACGCGCTGGAGCTGGTCGCGAGCGTATTCGGCCGGGGTGGCGGCGTGCTGGTGGACACGCCTACCTATCACCTCGCGCTGGCCACGCTCGCGGACCACGGGCTCGACCTGGTGGCGGCACCGGCCGACGCGGACGGGATCGATCCGGCGGCGATGCTGGAGCTGATCGAGCGGCGGCGTGCGGCGGGGCGGCCGGTGACGCTGCTCTACCTGGTGCCGACGTACGGGAACCCGACCGGGCGGTCGCTGCCGGCGGCGCGGCGGGCGGAGTTGATCGAGGTGGCGCGGCGGGGTGGCGTCACGATCGTGGAGGACGACACGTACCGGGAGCTGTCGTACGACGGCGTGCCGGCACCGGCTCCGCTCTTCTCGGCGGACTCGGCCGACACGGTGATCCGGATCGGGTCGTTCGCCAAGACGGTCGCTCCCGGGCTACGGCTCGGCTGGATCACGGCGTCGGCGGACCGGGTCGCGGCGCTGGTCCGCCGGGGTTACGTCGACAGTGGCGGCGGGGTGAACCACACGGCGGCGCTGGCCATGGCGGAGTTCGCCGGCTCCGGGGCGTTCGACGCCCATCTCGAACGGATCAGGCGGCGGTATGCCGGGCAGCGTGACGCACTCGTCGACGCGCTGCGCCGGTATGTGCCGCAGGCGGCGTTCGACGTACCGGCGGGGGGCTGGTTCTTGTGGGTGCGGCTATTGAGTGCGGATCAGTTGGTGGAGCCGGCGGCACGGCACGGGGTCGGCTTCCTGCCCGGCAACACGTTCTTCCTCCACCCGGCACCCGGCCGCCCGATCCGGCTGGCGTTCTCCCACTACGGCGAGGCAGATCTGACCGAGGCCGCCCGCCGCCTGGCGACGGCCGCCGCGAGCCTATCGCCGAAGTAG
- a CDS encoding EcsC family protein, which translates to MEDHAEGTRHGDEPGRAGKRSSDRSRPSQAPFRAAEPERTEPKPERNAGRKTPPPAVTFRPPVAPPVVPPQVRAGEEAKNQDPSPVRDEAPPTPESPDVTVDTPSARKASPRKAATPRKAASPVPRKAPAPRRAASPAKSSPAETPNFVQTPESAEIAEAADPKGAAPPKPEVTAAPAVPTTPAGPAASEVTAAPADPTPAKRAKVTKATKKAAVSRRIPAKRAEPLLLPTDTPAPASTSIPAEPRTSPETETPPAAPDAIPAESQAPPEAEPRAAGTQPEKPAQALATEPETEAATSPVDDTSAAPESPTSGPADVPAPVGTPAAASRDAAAKAAAPVEASADGPRNAVAEVPPADTSAAEPAAVSTPAVDETPAAGPADSTAEVSAPVETPVAASQAVVAEEPAPVETLAAASQDVAAEVPAPAQVAEPPAEAVTAPQPAESRATDRPPAATLASPTVRAGLIERPGHAGELLALSAVETLGPRAGEWARQMRDLYPAADADGLARLATMRSARTSAVTGMLAATTGGYAPVVEYASVAWVQASVVLRVAAAYGADPAAPERAVDLLVLLRLHASPESARAALDNAIGEHGGGALRAHPLEGIWRLATPLAARVGGWLALRTAARLLPGAAILVAALTDAAATDLLTARAIAHYRHRSRATETI; encoded by the coding sequence ATGGAGGACCATGCGGAGGGCACGCGGCACGGTGACGAACCGGGCCGGGCGGGCAAGCGGTCAAGCGATCGGTCACGGCCGTCCCAGGCGCCGTTCCGAGCCGCCGAACCGGAGCGGACCGAACCGAAGCCGGAACGGAACGCGGGCCGTAAAACACCGCCACCCGCGGTGACATTCCGGCCCCCGGTCGCACCACCGGTGGTTCCGCCGCAGGTCAGAGCGGGTGAAGAAGCCAAAAACCAAGACCCTTCGCCGGTACGGGACGAAGCACCACCGACGCCGGAATCGCCGGATGTGACGGTGGACACGCCGTCGGCGCGAAAAGCATCGCCCAGAAAAGCGGCCACGCCTCGAAAGGCCGCTTCGCCGGTGCCCCGAAAGGCACCGGCGCCCCGCCGTGCCGCATCGCCAGCGAAGTCTTCACCAGCCGAAACGCCGAACTTCGTCCAGACGCCTGAATCGGCTGAGATCGCTGAAGCAGCCGATCCGAAAGGCGCCGCGCCGCCGAAGCCCGAGGTGACGGCGGCGCCGGCCGTCCCCACGACGCCGGCCGGTCCGGCGGCATCCGAGGTGACCGCGGCACCGGCCGATCCCACCCCGGCCAAGCGCGCAAAGGTGACCAAGGCCACGAAAAAGGCCGCGGTCTCGCGGCGAATTCCCGCCAAGCGTGCCGAACCCCTTCTCCTGCCCACCGACACACCGGCCCCCGCTTCGACCTCGATCCCGGCAGAGCCCCGCACTTCCCCGGAGACGGAGACCCCACCCGCGGCTCCGGACGCGATTCCGGCGGAGAGCCAGGCACCCCCAGAAGCCGAGCCACGCGCCGCCGGCACCCAGCCGGAGAAGCCGGCGCAGGCGCTGGCCACCGAGCCGGAGACCGAGGCCGCAACTTCGCCCGTGGACGACACTTCCGCCGCGCCCGAATCCCCGACGTCCGGACCGGCCGATGTTCCGGCGCCGGTCGGGACTCCGGCGGCTGCGTCACGGGACGCCGCCGCCAAGGCTGCGGCGCCGGTCGAAGCTTCGGCCGATGGCCCCCGAAACGCCGTGGCCGAGGTTCCACCGGCTGATACTTCGGCCGCTGAACCTGCGGCCGTGTCGACCCCGGCGGTGGATGAGACCCCGGCCGCCGGACCGGCGGACTCCACGGCCGAGGTTTCGGCGCCGGTCGAAACTCCGGTGGCAGCGTCACAGGCTGTCGTGGCCGAGGAGCCGGCGCCGGTCGAGACGCTGGCGGCTGCGTCACAGGACGTTGCCGCCGAGGTCCCGGCTCCCGCGCAGGTGGCGGAACCGCCGGCCGAAGCCGTCACCGCTCCTCAGCCGGCGGAGAGCCGCGCTACGGACCGGCCCCCTGCTGCCACGCTCGCCTCACCCACCGTCCGGGCCGGGCTCATCGAGCGTCCGGGACACGCCGGTGAACTCCTGGCGCTGTCCGCTGTGGAAACGCTCGGCCCGCGAGCCGGCGAGTGGGCACGCCAGATGCGCGATCTCTACCCGGCAGCCGACGCCGACGGTCTCGCCCGGCTGGCGACGATGCGCTCGGCCCGCACCTCCGCCGTCACCGGAATGCTGGCCGCCACCACCGGCGGTTACGCGCCGGTGGTCGAGTACGCCTCCGTCGCCTGGGTGCAGGCCTCCGTGGTGCTGCGGGTGGCCGCCGCCTACGGCGCCGACCCGGCCGCCCCGGAGCGCGCCGTCGACCTGCTGGTCCTGCTGCGGCTGCACGCCAGCCCGGAAAGCGCCCGCGCCGCCTTGGACAACGCGATCGGCGAACACGGCGGTGGCGCGCTGCGCGCCCACCCCTTGGAAGGCATCTGGCGCCTCGCCACCCCGCTCGCCGCCCGCGTCGGCGGCTGGCTCGCCCTCCGCACCGCCGCCCGCCTCCTCCCCGGCGCCGCGATCCTGGTCGCCGCCCTCACCGACGCCGCCGCCACCGACCTCCTGACCGCCCGCGCCATCGCCCACTACCGCCACCGCTCCCGCGCCACCGAAACCATCTGA
- a CDS encoding ABC transporter permease, protein MSRLTWRDLISEAISGIGSRPARTALTIAGIVMGIGTLVTTLGVSATAGNQIAGRFDAATATEVTVHVPRPSDPDTPPAVRWTATDDVARLNGVTAVAAYSRSQEGKDLPVRANAVKDPTRILDRLLPVVGSTPTLLDAARTTMGAGRFFDTGHVERRDRVAVLGAEAAAQLGLTRIDNQPAVLVDGKPYTVIGVLGTVGRADQQVLANAVILPWTAADDGLHLGPVTTVAITTVLGGATLIAEQAPRALAPNDPAGLQVDAPPDPATLRTGVAQDVSGLLLILGLVSLIVGALGIANVTLVTVMERTAEIGLRRALGARRHHIAAQFLLESVVIGLLGGIIGASTGILAVVTISVARQWTPVVDATLTAGSPLVGAVVGLLAGLYPSIRAARMQPVDALRGPG, encoded by the coding sequence ATGAGCCGGCTCACCTGGCGAGACCTGATCAGCGAGGCCATCAGCGGCATCGGCTCCCGCCCGGCCCGCACCGCGCTCACCATCGCCGGCATAGTCATGGGCATCGGCACGCTGGTCACCACACTCGGTGTCTCCGCCACCGCGGGCAACCAGATCGCCGGCCGGTTCGACGCGGCCACCGCGACCGAGGTCACCGTGCACGTACCGCGGCCGAGCGACCCGGACACACCACCGGCCGTGCGCTGGACCGCGACCGACGACGTGGCACGGCTCAACGGCGTCACCGCGGTCGCCGCCTACTCCCGCAGCCAGGAGGGGAAGGATCTGCCGGTACGCGCCAACGCGGTCAAGGACCCCACCCGCATCCTCGACCGGCTGCTGCCCGTCGTCGGTTCCACGCCCACGCTGCTCGACGCCGCCCGGACCACGATGGGCGCGGGCCGGTTCTTCGACACCGGTCACGTGGAACGCCGCGACCGGGTCGCCGTCCTCGGCGCCGAGGCCGCCGCTCAGCTCGGCCTCACCCGCATCGACAACCAGCCCGCCGTCCTGGTGGACGGCAAGCCCTACACCGTCATCGGTGTACTCGGCACGGTCGGCCGCGCGGACCAGCAGGTGCTGGCCAACGCCGTGATCCTGCCGTGGACCGCCGCCGACGACGGCCTCCACCTGGGGCCGGTGACCACGGTGGCGATCACCACGGTCCTCGGCGGCGCAACCCTGATCGCCGAACAGGCGCCGCGCGCGCTCGCCCCCAACGATCCGGCCGGCCTCCAGGTCGACGCGCCACCCGACCCGGCCACGCTCCGCACCGGTGTCGCTCAGGACGTCAGCGGCCTGCTCCTGATCCTCGGCCTGGTCTCACTGATCGTCGGCGCACTCGGCATCGCCAACGTCACCCTAGTGACGGTCATGGAACGGACCGCCGAGATCGGTCTGCGCCGGGCCCTCGGCGCCCGCCGTCACCACATCGCCGCCCAGTTCCTGCTCGAATCAGTGGTGATCGGCCTGCTCGGCGGCATCATCGGCGCCAGCACCGGCATCCTCGCCGTCGTCACCATCAGCGTCGCCCGCCAGTGGACCCCCGTCGTCGACGCCACCCTCACCGCCGGTTCCCCCCTGGTCGGCGCCGTGGTCGGCCTGCTGGCCGGCCTCTACCCGTCGATCCGCGCCGCCCGCATGCAACCGGTCGACGCACTACGCGGGCCGGGCTGA
- a CDS encoding ABC transporter ATP-binding protein — protein MTYVLELAGVSRVFPTHPPVTALAGIDLRVTRGDYVGIVGPSGSGKSTLLNVLGLLDVPDAGSYTLEGTETTTMSDRRRTEVRGSRIGFVFQSFHLLMYRTVLENVMLGGLYTGVPAAARHRQAIIALDRVGMGHRQDFLPSRLSGGERQRVAIARALLGDPALLLCDEPTGNLDSANTAAVLDLFDELRAGGATLLVITHDLAVAARADRQVHIGDGRLSLLERNRR, from the coding sequence ATGACGTACGTCCTCGAATTGGCCGGCGTCAGCCGGGTCTTCCCCACCCACCCGCCGGTGACCGCGCTCGCCGGCATCGACCTGCGAGTCACTCGCGGCGACTACGTCGGCATCGTCGGCCCTTCCGGTTCCGGCAAGTCGACCCTCCTCAACGTGCTCGGGCTGCTCGACGTACCCGATGCCGGCAGCTACACGCTGGAGGGCACCGAGACCACCACCATGAGCGACCGGCGCCGCACCGAGGTGCGCGGCTCCCGCATCGGGTTCGTCTTCCAGTCCTTCCACCTGCTGATGTACCGGACCGTGCTGGAGAACGTCATGCTCGGCGGCCTCTACACGGGCGTACCGGCCGCCGCCCGGCACCGACAGGCGATCATCGCGCTCGACCGGGTCGGCATGGGACACCGGCAGGACTTCCTGCCCAGCCGGCTCTCCGGCGGAGAACGCCAGCGCGTCGCCATCGCCCGCGCTCTGCTCGGCGACCCCGCGCTGCTGCTCTGCGACGAGCCCACCGGCAACCTCGACAGCGCCAACACCGCCGCGGTGCTCGACCTCTTCGACGAACTCCGGGCCGGTGGCGCGACCCTGCTGGTCATCACGCACGACCTGGCGGTGGCGGCCCGCGCGGACCGGCAGGTCCACATCGGCGACGGACGGCTCTCGCTCCTCGAAAGGAACCGCCGATGA